Proteins encoded within one genomic window of Brassica rapa cultivar Chiifu-401-42 chromosome A09, CAAS_Brap_v3.01, whole genome shotgun sequence:
- the LOC103840938 gene encoding mitogen-activated protein kinase kinase kinase 17, with amino-acid sequence MEWVRGETIGYGTFSTVSLATPSNTKGSGEYPSLMAVKSSNSYGGIANEKSVLDSLGDCPEIVRCFGEDQTVEKGEKLHNLLLEYASRGSLASQLKKLNGEGLPETTVRRHTGSVLRGLRRIHSKGFAHCDIKLENILLFGDGAVKIADFGLARDLTASKEGVEIRGTPLYMAPESVNYNEYGAAADVWALGCAVVEMFSGETAWSVEEGSHFMSFLLRIGVGEELPRVPEELSEEGKDFLSKCFVKDPEKRWTVEMLLNHPFVAVDCEDDDYDQRDELCLKGKDKVSKSPRCPFGFPDWESMSSESEIQYQPLDSPVERFASLVSESIPNWSVSEGWVTVR; translated from the coding sequence CCCGTCGCTCATGGCAGTCAAATCTTCTAACTCTTACGGCGGAATCGCGAACGAGAAGTCGGTGTTGGATTCACTTGGCGACTGCCCTGAGATCGTACGATGTTTCGGCGAAGATCAAACGGTGGAGAAAGGCGAGAAGTTGCATAACTTGCTACTCGAGTACGCTTCGAGAGGAAGCTTAGCGTCTCAGCTAAAGAAACTTAACGGTGAGGGTTTACCGGAAACCACCGTGCGCCGCCACACAGGATCCGTGCTCAGAGGGTTACGTCGCATTCACTCTAAAGGGTTCGCTCACTGCGATATAAAACTCGAGAATATTCTGTTATTCGGCGACGGCGCCGTTAAAATTGCGGATTTCGGATTGGCGAGAGATTTAACGGCGTCAAAAGAAGGCGTGGAGATACGAGGGACGCCGTTATATATGGCGCCGGAATCCGTTAACTATAACGAGTACGGAGCAGCTGCTGACGTGTGGGCGTTAGGATGCGCCGTAGTTGAGATGTTTAGCGGCGAAACGGCGTGGAGTGTTGAAGAAGGTTCGCACTTCATGTCGTTTTTGTTACGAATCGGTGTCGGCGAGGAGTTGCCGAGGGTTCCAGAAGAGTTGTCGGAGGAAGGAAAAGACTTCTTGTCGAAGTGTTTCGTTAAAGATCCCGAGAAAAGATGGACGGTTGAGATGCTTTTGAACCATCCGTTCGTGGCCGTTGATTGTGAAGATGATGATTATGATCAACGAGACGAGTTATGTTTGAAGGGGAAGGACAAAGTATCGAAGTCACCGAGATGCCCGTTCGGATTTCCTGACTGGGAATCTATGTCGTCCGAGTCAGAGATTCAATATCAGCCGTTGGATTCTCCGGTGGAGAGATTTGCGAGCCTGGTTAGTGAATCGATACCTAATTGGTCTGTCTCCGAAGGCTGGGTCACCGTACGGTGA